In Juglans regia cultivar Chandler chromosome 13, Walnut 2.0, whole genome shotgun sequence, the following proteins share a genomic window:
- the LOC109007785 gene encoding fructose-bisphosphate aldolase 3, chloroplastic, which yields MACASFAKLNAASSQWIGGQQSFSQRNRSSTARVSVPIRAKAYTDELVQTAKSIASPGRGILAIDESNATCGKRLASIGLDNTEANRQAYRQLLLTTPGLGEYISGAILFEETLYQSTTDGKKFVDCLRDEKIVPGIKVDKGLVPLPGSNNESWCQGLDGLASRSAEYYKQGARFAKWRTVVSIPCGPSALAVKEAAWGLARYAAISQDNGLVPIVEPEILLDGEHPIERTLEVAEKVWSEVFYYLAENNVVFEGILLKPSMVTPGAEHKQKASPETIAKFTLTMLKRRVPPAVPGIMFLSGGQSEAEATLNLNAMNQSPNPWHVSFSYARALQNTVLKTWQGHPENIEAAQKSLLVRAKANSLAQLGKYSAEGESEEARKGMFVKGYTY from the exons ATGGCCTGCGCTAGCTTCGCGAAGCTGAATGCGGCTTCGTCTCAGTGGATCGGTGGACAACAGTCCTTCTCCCAGCGCAACCGATCGTCCACTGCCCGTGTCTCCGTCCCGATCCGAGCCAAGGCATACACCGACGAACTCGTCCAAACTGCC AAATCAATTGCTTCTCCTGGTCGTGGGATCCTTGCcattgatgaatccaatgcaaCCTGTGGGAAAAGGCTGGCATCTATTGGCTTGGATAATACTGAGGCCAACCGACAGGCATACAGACAGCTTTTGCTGACCACTCCTGGCCTGGGTGAATACATTTCTGGGGCCATTCTTTTTGAGGAAACACTGTACCAGTCGACTACAGATGGGAAGAAATTCGTGGACTGTTTGCGTGATGAGAAAATTGTTCCTGGCATTAAAGTTGACAAG GGTTTGGTTCCCCTGCCAGGATCAAACAATGAGTCTTGGTGCCAAGGCTTAGATGGACTGGCTTCTAGATCTGCTGAATATTACAAGCAAGGTGCTCGTTTTGCCAAGTG GCGGACAGTTGTTAGCATTCCTTGTGGCCCTTCTGCTCTAGCTGTTAAGGAAGCTGCATGGGGCCTTGCACGTTATGCTGCCATTTCTCAG GACAATGGCCTTGTGCCAATTGTGGAACCTGAGATTCTTCTTGATGGAGAGCACCCAATTGAAAGGACACTCGAAGTGGCAGAAAAGGTCTGGTCGGAAGTCTTCTACTACTTGGCTGAAAATAATGTAGTGTTTGAGGGAATCCTACTTAAGCCCAGCATGGTTACCCCGGGGGCTGAACACAAGCAGAAGGCTTCTCCAGAGACCATTGCCAAATTTACACTTACAATGCTTAAAAGGAGAGTTCCTCCAGCAGTTCCAGGAATCATG TTTTTGTCGGGAGGACAATCTGAAGCGGAAGCGACCCTGAACCTGAATGCAATGAACCAAAGCCCCAACCCATGGCACGTTTCCTTCTCATATGCTCGTGCTTTGCAGAACACTGTGCTTAAGACATGGCAAGGACATCCTGAGAACATCGAAGCCGCACAGAAATCACTTTTGGTGCGTGCAAAGGCAAACTCCCTAGCTCAGCTCGGAAAATACTCTGCTGAGGGTGAAAGTGAGGAAGCCAGGAAAGGAATGTTTGTCAAGGGCTACACCTACTGA
- the LOC109007538 gene encoding protein PHYTOCHROME-DEPENDENT LATE-FLOWERING-like → MGVSFKVAKTGTRYRPKLLQIEDNDNENGSVTESQKSANEGNITEKGAKAAEYSNSFTKPTVHSVSEDLEVSFSLNLFPNGFSFGNASEVFNDEPKELHPYDRASKTLFSAIEYGCLPGDLLDDIPCKYVNGALLCEIRDYRNLWPQKGGPAASVEKSSIVHKVLLHICMENVVKDISLIADDSWTYEDILEIESRILKALQPDLHLNPDPLWDRHRGELLAKKLNLGIAWSWKKRRLGDTIAIHTSSRNPNNVTQISSSCDIQNSISQSGFTYQDRVTCLQENNVLPETMSQSNLLMVDNQLADSCNQSVSIAQKKSSFVRVPYQDCSNTRSNSTKAISSISGEKGRCETEALQEYIPIKLKQEPVDFSQQQLPGGQAKSILAPELLRENTLLHQQIMAEKLQDEKNQHKSHPSLLINSGQPFLEGIPRLLAGMPTCTVKQEPAESSFFSSDVRKINDNCFQMDKRITQSNLQHLEQQQLSALLRANTPSTHSSCNRVTQLDNKSLRSESATQKRKALQNPQVSAGIRSATLSSQHDDSWAREASIPAKGKPSYQNIGSNMKVVGSLARTRNLNAVNGNILPAGNLPSFKPPETKVDPVIERLLKIEGITQRYGLNYKKHKLDPFLRRKPSFHTNPLVAFHLSISEDNRKSKDDAINKVPPSKCSIERRFNVCKSRTLTFVRQCHVNDRNVTPMVDREAQITLFISEKLNEGILEASLYYGDKGEIGSFVIPLFFSSTHSMDIFASQFTSLMLDEGYRIASDRVEPTALNTGGDSSSHSRVINNATPATGTAELPAPALISGLSPLMHNPMTASLSAHNATRLPSQNILSRANLLPPENIWSTIQLPGSWISKSQLDIAAPVSAPQWQMILSNRARLQLQMQMQMQQRERKQEIMQGNLLAGGLGVAAGGLGTVQPNCGIQGLGDVNIGSFSNLMGVGGSSPMLMGGFRTWIGSGSQSSSICSNISGSSDSKQLLGLINHAAVDTANMRTAETQGRASIGVVPLQRNVSGMPMDALNPQSMAYNFNNQWQPQLQLQEHLHVLQSQEDMKSLLQPQALTSLVENVGLPTRQVTLQRSDDQPPMSHGN, encoded by the exons ATGGGCGTGTCTTTCAAGGTTGCAAAAACGGGTACGAGGTACCGGCCGAAGCTGCTTCAGATTGAGGACAATGACAACGAGAATGGCTCTGTCACCGAGTCTCAGAAGAGTGCTAACGAG GGTAATATAACTGAGAAAGGAGCTAAGGCTGCTGAGTATTCAAATTCATTTACCAAACCTACAGTGCACTCAGTTTCAGAAG ATCTTGAAGTGTCCTTTTCACTGAATTTATTCCCAAATGGGTTTTCTTTCGGAAATGCCTCTGAG GTGTTCAATGATGAGCCAAAGGAATTGCACCCTTATGACAGGGCATCGAAGACACTTTTCTCT GCTATTGAGTACGGTTGCTTACCCGGAGATCTTTTGGATGATATACCCTGCAAATATGTCAATGGAGCACTTCTGTGTGAG ATTCGGGATTATCGTAATTTATGGCCCCAGAAAGGAGGTCCTGCTGCTTCTGTGGAGAAATCTTCAATTGTTCATAAAGTGCTCCTACATATTTGTATGGAAAATGTGGTCAAGGACATCTCCTTGATTGCAGATGATTCTTGGACCTATGAAGATATATTG GAAATTGAGTCCCGCATTCTTAAGGCTTTGCAACCTGATCTTCATCTGAACCCAGACCCACTGTGGGACAGGCATCGTGGAGAACTCCTGGCAAAGAAG CTGAACTTGGGAATTGCTTGGAGCTGGAAAAAGAGAAGGCTTGGTGACACAATAGCAATTCATACATCATCCAGGAATCCAAATAATGTGACCCAAATTTCAAGTAGTTGTGATATCCAGAATTCCATCTCTCAATCTGGCTTCACGTATCAAGATAGAGTTACATGTTTACAGGAAAACAATGTTCTTCCAGAGACTATGTCACAGTCAAATCTTTTGATGGTAGACAATCAATTAGCAGATAGTTGTAATCAATCTGTGTCGATAGCTCAGAAAAAATCCAGTTTTGTTCGTGTACCCTATCAAGATTGTAGTAACACCAGAAGTAATTCAACAAAAGCCATCTCATCCATATCTGGCGAGAAGGGTAGATGTGAAACGGAAGCACTTCAAGAGTATATTCCTATAAAGCTCAAGCAAGAGCCTGTAGACTTCTCTCAACAACAGCTTCCTGGAGGCCAAGCCAAAAGCATTCTTGCACCTGAACTACTGCGGGAGAACACTCTCTTACATCAGCAAATTATGGCTGAAAAACttcaagatgaaaaaaatcAGCACAAATCACATCCTTCTCTGTTAATAAACAGTGGCCAACCGTTTCTTGAAGGTATTCCAAGGCTGCTTGCTGGAATGCCCACTTGTACTGTGAAACAAGAGCCCGCAGAAAGTAGTTTCTTCAGTTCAGATGTTAGGAAGATAAACGATAACTGCTTTCAGATGGATAAGAGAATTACTCAATCTAATCTTCAGCACTTAGAACAGCAACAACTATCAGCACTGTTAAGAGCCAATACCCCTTCTACCCACTCATCGTGTAATCGCGTTACTCAGCTGGATAACAAAAGTTTGAGGAGTGAAAGTGCTACTCAGAAGAGAAAAGCTTTGCAAAATCCACAGGTTTCAGCTGGTATCAGAAGTGCAACTCTAAGTTCTCAACATGATGATTCTTGGGCAAGAGAGGCATCTATACCTGCAAAAGGGAAACCGAGTTATCAGAATATAGGCTCGAATATGAAAGTAGTCGGTTCTCTTGCTCGCACCCGCAATTTGAATGCAGTCAATGGAAACATTCTTCCAGCTGGAAATCTTCCTTCATTCAAGCCTCCAGAAACTAAAGTTGACCCTGTTATTgagaggttattgaagattgaAGGGATTACTCAAAG GTATGGACTGAATTACAAGAAACACAAATTGGACCCCTTTTTGCGAAGAAAACCTTCTTTTCATACAAATCCTCTGGTTGCTTTCCACCTTTCAATTTCTGAGGACAATAGAAAGTCAAAGGATGATGCTATAAATAAAGTTCCTCCATCAAAGTGCTCTATTGAAAGGAGATTTAATGTCTGTAAGAGCAGAACATTGACATTTGTACGTCAATGCCATGTCAATGACA GAAATGTGACTCCCATGGTTGATAGAGAGGCTCAGATCACACTGTTCATATCAGAGAAGCTTAATGAGGGAATATTGGAAGCAAGTCTTTATTATGGAGACAAAGGAGAGATTGGTTCTTTTGTTATCCCCCTCTTTTTCTCTAGCACT CATTCAATGGACATTTTTGCTTCTCAGTTCACTTCATTG ATGCTGGATGAAGGATACCGCATTGCTAGTGATCGTGTGGAACCTACAGCTCTCAACACTGGGGGTGACTCAAGCAGTCACTCAAGAGTTATAAACAATGCTACTCCAGCAACTGGAACTGCTGAGTTGCCTGCCCCAGCTCTGATTTCTGGATTATCACCTCTAATGCACAATCCTATGACTGCCAGCTTATCAGCCCATAACGCCACACGATTACCCTCACAGAACATTCTCTCTAGAGCCAACTTGCTCCCCCCTGAAAACATTTGGTCAACTATACAGCTCCCAGGCAGTTGGATATCCAAATCACAACTTGACATTGCTGCACCAGTCAGTGCCCCACAATGGCAGATGATATTGAGTAATCGTGCCCGTTTACAGTTGCAGATGCAGATGCAGATGCAGCAACGAGAAAGAAAACAGGAAATTATGCAAGGAAACTTATTAGCGGGAGGATTGGGAGTGGCTGCAGGTGGACTTGGTACAGTCCAACCGAATTGTGGAATCCAGGGGCTTGGAGATGTTAATATTGGTTCTTTCAGTAATCTCATGGGTGTGGGTGGCTCATCACCTATGCTAATGGGAGGATTTAGGACTTGGATTGGTAGTGGGAGTCAATCTAGCAGTATTTGCAGCAATATATCAGGTTCAAGTGACAGTAAACAGCTTCTTGGTTTGATTAATCATGCAGCAGTAGATACAGCAAACATGAGGACAGCAGAAACCCAGGGGAGAGCCTCAATCGGTGTAGTTCCACTACAGAGAAATGTCAGTGGGATGCCAATGGATGCATTGAATCCTCAAAGCATGGCATATAACTTCAACAACCAGTGGCAGCCACAGCTACAATTGCAGGAGCACCTACATGTGCTGCAGTCTCAGGAGGATATGAAATCACTGCTCCAGCCTCAAGCACTGACTAGTTTAGTTGAGAATGTGGGTTTGCCCACGCGCCAAGTCACCTTGCAAAGATCTGATGACCAGCCTCCAATGAGTCACGGCAACTGA